In the genome of Chthoniobacterales bacterium, one region contains:
- a CDS encoding polyprenyl synthetase family protein, with the protein MTDQGFKLWLKRTRAAVEKALRASVPASATKPVTIHRAMRYSLLAGGKRLRPVLCCAASEACGGTTSDALPAACAAEMVHAYSLIHDDLPCMDDDDLRRGKPTSHKVFGEGVAVLCGDALLTEAFAVLARSEPRARFTAADLVGELSHAAGSRGLIAGQVADLQAEGKKPSEAPLYFIHAAKTGMLLRAALKLGGMCAGGSKKQIAALDRFGFALGLAFQIQDDILDATQSAKKLGKSAGKDAKAGKMTFPALYGLDQSRELSAHWTREAIRSLRVFGVKGEKLRHLAELILQRQR; encoded by the coding sequence ATGACCGACCAAGGATTCAAACTCTGGCTCAAGCGCACGCGTGCCGCCGTGGAAAAAGCCTTGCGTGCCTCCGTGCCCGCCTCCGCGACCAAGCCGGTGACGATCCATCGTGCCATGCGCTACAGTCTGCTCGCCGGCGGCAAGCGTCTGCGTCCCGTTCTTTGCTGCGCCGCTTCCGAGGCTTGCGGCGGCACGACGAGCGATGCTCTCCCCGCTGCGTGTGCGGCCGAGATGGTCCACGCCTACTCTCTCATCCACGACGACCTTCCCTGCATGGATGACGACGATCTGCGCCGCGGCAAACCGACATCGCATAAAGTTTTCGGCGAAGGTGTCGCCGTCTTGTGCGGCGATGCACTCCTTACCGAGGCCTTCGCCGTGCTGGCGCGGTCCGAGCCACGCGCGCGTTTTACCGCGGCGGACCTCGTCGGCGAATTGTCGCACGCCGCGGGATCGCGCGGGTTGATCGCCGGACAGGTCGCTGATCTCCAAGCGGAAGGGAAAAAGCCGTCCGAGGCTCCGCTTTATTTTATCCACGCCGCCAAAACGGGGATGCTTCTGCGCGCCGCCCTCAAGCTCGGCGGGATGTGCGCCGGCGGAAGCAAAAAACAAATCGCCGCGCTCGATCGTTTCGGATTCGCCCTCGGCCTCGCGTTCCAGATCCAAGATGACATCCTCGACGCGACGCAAAGCGCGAAGAAGCTCGGCAAGTCCGCCGGCAAAGACGCCAAGGCGGGCAAGATGACATTTCCTGCACTTTACGGATTGGATCAGTCGCGGGAGCTATCTGCACATTGGACGCGGGAAGCGATCCGGTCCCTGCGCGTCTTCGGGGTCAAGGGGGAGAAGCTGCGGCACCTGGCGGAGCTGATTCTCCAACGGCAGCGCTGA